A stretch of the bacterium genome encodes the following:
- a CDS encoding ABC transporter ATP-binding protein — protein MLKVEGAKKHYKHRGSVVVAMDDMWLDIPQGDFVSLVGPSGSGKSTLLLCLGGMLSPTEGKVYLENHSLYDLSPDDRAELRRRRIGFVFQTFNLIPYLTAQENVQIPLLLGGIPGNRQAERALELLERVGLKDRRDHKPSELSVGQQQRVALARMLASDPAVILADEPTGNLDPETGEQVMAFLSEVNREGKTVVMVTHDPSAAKRAKRTLRLEAGRIVMNGRVPKEAEALLVA, from the coding sequence ATGCTCAAGGTTGAAGGCGCAAAGAAACACTATAAGCACCGCGGCAGCGTTGTTGTTGCGATGGATGATATGTGGTTGGATATTCCGCAAGGGGACTTTGTCTCATTGGTTGGCCCCAGCGGGAGCGGAAAGAGCACTCTGCTCCTCTGTTTGGGCGGAATGCTTTCTCCGACTGAAGGAAAAGTCTATTTGGAGAATCACTCGCTTTACGACTTGTCTCCGGATGATAGAGCGGAACTCCGGCGCAGAAGAATTGGATTCGTTTTCCAAACGTTTAACTTGATCCCCTACCTGACTGCGCAGGAGAATGTCCAGATTCCCCTGTTATTGGGTGGAATTCCCGGCAATCGGCAGGCGGAGCGGGCGTTGGAACTGCTGGAACGTGTCGGCCTGAAAGATCGACGTGATCACAAACCGTCCGAACTCAGCGTCGGGCAGCAGCAAAGAGTTGCGCTGGCGCGCATGCTCGCATCTGATCCGGCGGTCATTCTGGCTGACGAGCCAACCGGCAACTTGGATCCTGAGACCGGAGAACAAGTCATGGCCTTTTTGTCGGAAGTGAATCGTGAGGGGAAAACTGTGGTCATGGTTACGCACGACCCGAGCGCCGCCAAGAGAGCCAAACGGACTCTCCGGCTTGAAGCGGGACGTATTGTCATGAACGGGCGAGTCCCTAAAGAAGCCGAGGCATTGCTGGTTGCCTGA
- a CDS encoding FtsX-like permease family protein produces MKLRTLVWREIFERKNQLATSFMAILLGITVIVSIKNITFYSEKAVARELDALGANVLILPKSVTMQDYYSADLQTEEIPEEYVDILTSSDLEGLDNLSPKLSVPVTLAGSRATLTGILPKEEFAAKAAWEGAGIFSRPENCGTVAIIPGLTPTSPKETLVRNRVIETLAEDEVLIGSDVARKVALREGDKLAIMDREFVVTAILPETGTVDDARIFAHLHTVQQMTGRGSVVSAIEVVGCCDQISQGLVQKINKLLPDAKVVTITQIVDTQLSTNRTMSRLSTVFLIIITLVGGASIANYMYANVFERRKEIGTLMALGASSSMVVQIFMLKAILLGLAAGVGGYIFGTALAVVSGPKLAGVPVLPMATLLFLALGISLSLTMLASLLPAWRAARLDPCTTLQEV; encoded by the coding sequence ATGAAACTTCGAACCCTTGTCTGGCGCGAAATTTTCGAGCGAAAGAATCAACTTGCCACCAGTTTCATGGCTATTCTCTTGGGGATCACGGTCATCGTGTCCATCAAGAATATCACTTTCTACTCCGAGAAGGCGGTCGCCAGGGAACTTGATGCTCTGGGAGCAAACGTCCTTATCTTACCCAAGTCTGTCACTATGCAGGACTACTATTCTGCCGATTTGCAGACCGAAGAAATTCCCGAAGAGTATGTTGACATTCTGACCAGCTCTGACTTGGAGGGGCTGGACAACCTCTCTCCGAAACTCTCCGTGCCTGTCACATTGGCCGGGTCGAGAGCAACGCTTACCGGTATTCTCCCGAAAGAAGAGTTTGCGGCAAAGGCCGCTTGGGAAGGGGCAGGCATCTTCTCACGGCCCGAAAACTGCGGAACTGTCGCCATCATTCCGGGACTGACGCCGACATCGCCCAAAGAAACTCTCGTTCGCAATCGAGTTATCGAAACCCTCGCGGAGGACGAAGTACTGATCGGCTCCGATGTTGCCCGGAAAGTTGCTCTGCGCGAAGGGGACAAGTTGGCAATCATGGACCGCGAGTTTGTCGTTACGGCGATCCTGCCGGAAACCGGAACTGTGGATGATGCCAGAATATTCGCGCATCTGCATACCGTTCAGCAGATGACCGGACGCGGTTCCGTGGTCAGCGCAATTGAGGTCGTAGGCTGCTGCGACCAGATATCCCAAGGACTCGTGCAGAAGATCAACAAACTCCTGCCGGATGCAAAGGTGGTCACGATCACGCAGATTGTGGACACTCAATTGAGCACAAACCGCACGATGTCGCGACTGTCGACTGTCTTTCTGATTATTATCACATTGGTCGGTGGCGCGAGCATCGCAAACTACATGTATGCGAACGTATTCGAGCGCCGCAAGGAAATCGGGACTCTGATGGCGCTTGGCGCAAGCTCCTCGATGGTCGTGCAGATCTTCATGCTGAAAGCGATTCTGCTTGGTCTGGCCGCTGGAGTGGGAGGATATATCTTCGGAACAGCCCTTGCTGTTGTCTCCGGGCCAAAGCTCGCTGGTGTGCCCGTCCTGCCGATGGCCACGCTGCTCTTTCTTGCGTTAGGCATTTCACTCTCGTTGACCATGCTGGCAAGTCTACTGCCTGCATGGCGGGCGGCCCGATTGGATCCATGTACGACTCTGCAGGAGGTATAG